The following DNA comes from Alienimonas californiensis.
AGCCCGTCGGCCGACTCGCGAACGGCCGCGTCGAGCACGTCGCGGGCGCGGCGTTCCGCGGGCGATCCGACCGGCGCCGCCCGGACGACCTGGGCGTAATACCCGACCGCCGCCGACAGTTGGCTGGCCGCCGCGAGGAAGCTCTGATGGGACTGCCGCCGCAACGCGCCGAGGTCTCCCCGGGGGAGCGCCGTTTCGAATGCGGTCATCGCCCGGACCGTCTGTTGGGCGGCCGCGGCGGCCGCGGCGCCTCCGTCACGCGGGGGGCCGCCCTGCGGGACGACGGCGTGAAGGGCCTCGTGGACCGCCTCGATCGCGGCGGCCGCCGCGGCGATTTCATCCCCGCCGGCCGTCGCGTCTTCGGTAAGCAGTTTCTGGTCGCGGACCGCGGCCCCCGGTTCGCCGACGCGCTGCAGTCCGGCGCGATCCCGCGCCCCGTTCCAGGCCGCCCAGGCGGATTCGAAGGCGGCGTCGGCGGCGGAGACCGTCCGGGAGTCGGCCCCTTCCGCGAGCGTCGCGGCGAGATCCCGTGCGGTCGCGTCGACCCGCTCCGCGGCCTCCATCAGGCCGACGCCGTTCGGGGCGACGGCGATCGGCAGGAGCGGGTCCGCCGCCGCCGCGGTGAGCAAATAATTCGTGTTCTCCGTTAGCCGGGCCGCGAGCGCGTAGAGCCTCAGCCGGTCCTCCCCGCCGGCCGGCCGGCCGCCGACGACCTCGCCCGGCCAGGGAACCGCGTCGGGCCGCCGCAACTGGCCGCGGGCCGTCCGGAGGCGTTCCATCGCCGCGGTCAGAAAGACGTCCAGCCGTTCGAGTTCCCGAATCTTGACGGCGAACCACGCGCTCTTCCGGCCGATCCGTTCGAAATTCGCCCGAACGAGGACCTGATAATTGTAGACGTCCCGCTCCACCGCGGCCCAGTCGGCCTCGGTCCACGCCGACAGGCGGTCCGCCCCGCCCGGCCCCGTCGGCGTCAGCAGGCGTTGTTCCGCCGAGGCGAACGCGACGTACGAGGGGCGGAGCGAGCGGGCCGCGGCGCCGGCGCGGCCCTCCAGAATTTCGATCTGCCGCAGGAAGGTTCGTTGTTCGTCGTTCGAGCCGCGCAAGCCTTCCGCGCTGAACCACCTCAGCCCGTACCGAAGGTCGCGGAGGGGGGCCAGCGACGCCTCCAGCGCCTGCACGGCTTCGTTTCGGGCCTGGGAGGCGTCCACTTCCGCGCTCTGCCGGACGTCGCGCCGTCGGCCGCCGCTCTCGTTTTCGTCGACGACCTGCACCGTGATCGCGCCGCCGGGCAGCCCGTCGACCCGATATCTCGCCGGCCGCAGCGGCGGGTTCCTCATCACGTACGCGGTGGCCTCCGACGGTCCCTGCGGGCTGCCGATGGAGGTCGTCGGCGTCGAGCCGACTCCCGGGCGGGGCGGCGAGTAGGACGACCTCGGACCGCCGAGGCCGCGGCCGTCGAAGTCTCGATATCCGTACGGGGCGCTCGGCCCCTCGCCGTAGGGCGCCTCGAGCCCATACCCGTACGGCGACCCGGACCCATACGCCGGCCCGGACCGCGGATCCGGCCCCCGCTGCCCGTTCGGTCCGTACAGCCCGGGCGAGGCCCCGGGGCCCGGGGCGTTCGGGTTCACGTTGGGCTGATCGCGACGTTCGCGGTCCCGTTCACGGTCGCGGGCGTCGTCGTACTCCTCGAACCGTTCCTGGAGTTCGCGGAAGCGGCGGATTCCCCGCACGATCTCGTCCAGATCCTGCCCCGCCGCCGGGGCGGGGAGTAGCAGGGCGATCCCGGCGAGCAGCAGAACGGCGGACGTTGGGCGGGGCGGGAGGGACATCAGACCGTTCCAGAGGCGGGGAGAGCCGTCGGCGAAGGGAACGGAGACTCTAGCGAGCCGGCCGCCACGCACTCCCGGGGCGGTTCCCGATGTCCGGAGGCGCCGCCCGCGGTCCGACGGGGCGCCCGGCGGGCCGCCGCGTCCCCCGACGCCGCCTATGATGTGGCCCGACGGACCGTCCGCCCCCGCCCGCCGCCCCGCCGTGCCCCGCCGCCTCGACCCGCCTCACGCCGTGACCGACGACGCCCCCCGCGACCCCGCCGAGCCGGCGTCCCCCGCCGGTGCGACCGCGGGCGAGGTCGCGGCCGAGGCCGTCGGGTTCGAGGCCGCCCGGGCCAAGGCGAAGCAGTTGCCGACGACCCCGGGCGTGTATTTATTCAAGGACGCCGCCGGCCGGGTGCTGTACGTGGGCAAGGCGGTCAACCTCCGCAGCCGCGTGGGCAGTTATTTTCTGAAAGCGGCCGCGGCCGAGCGGCGGACCGCGGAACTCGTCACCCAAATCGCCGACTTGGACCACGTCGACTGCACCGACGAAGTCGACGCCCTGCTGACGGAGGCCCGCCTCATCAAGGACATCCGCCCGCGGTATAATTCGGACCTCAAAGACGACAAGACGTTCCCCTACCTGCAGATCACCACGCGGGAAGATTTTCCGCGGGTCGAATTCACGCGGGAGCCGAGGGACAAATCGGTCAAGCTGTACGGCCCGTTCCCCAGTGCCGGCAAGCTGCGGGGGGTGATCAACGCCCTGCAAAAGGTGTTCAAGTTTCGCACCTGCTCGCTGGATATCGAGGCCGACGACGAACGCTGGGAGTGGTTTCGCCCCTGTCTGCTGCACTCCATCAAGCAGTGCACGGCGCCCTGCAATCTGCGGATCTCCAAGGAGGAATACGCCCGGGATATCAAACGGCTCAAGATGGTGCTGGAGGGCAAGACGCACAATCTGCTGCGGGAGATGAACAAGGAGATGGCCGCCGCCGCCGAGGCCCGCGACTACGAACGGGCCGGTCGGCTGCGGGACCAGATTAAAGCGGTCGAAAACATCGACCTCCGCGGCGACCTCGACGAACACGCCCAGCCGGAGGTGTTCCAGATCGATCCGAAGAAGGGTCTGAAGGGCTTGCAGCAGGTCTTCAAACTGCCGGAGACGCCCCGGGTGATCGAGGGGGTGGATATCGCCCATTTGCAGGGCGGGGAGACGGTGGCGAGCCTCGTGCAATTCATCGACGGCCTGCCGTTCAAGCCGGGCTATAAGCGCTACCGCATCAAAACGGTGGCGGGGGTGGACGATTTCGCCAGCATGCGGGAGGTCGTCTCCCGCCGCCTCAGAAGGCTGCAACAGGAGGGCGGACGCTTCCCGGACATTCTCCTCATCGACGGCGGCAAGGGGCAATTATCGGCCGTCGTCGCCGCGATGGAGGCGATCGGCCTGGACGAAACGAACCGGCCCTTCACGATCAGCCTGGCGAAGCGGGAGGAAGAAGTCTTTTTGCCCGGGGACTCGGAGCCGAAGATCCTCAGCCGGCACGGTTACGGGCTGCGATTGCTGCAATATGTCCGCGACGAAAGTCACCGTTTCGCCCAACACTATCACCATATCTTGCGGCGCAAAAGCACCTTCGACGAGACGGTCGGTTCCAGAAAGGGCGGTCCGAAGGGGAGACCGCGACGGCGGTCGGCGAAGTAGCTCTCGGGTTGAGGGCGTCGGGGCCACTCCGGCTTCTCAGCGGTTCTGTTGAAACCGATCGACGGTCGCCGCGGTAGATTCTGCCGCCGCTCGCCCCTTCGGACCGTCGCAATGAACGTCTCCCCCCGTCTGCCGACCGCCTTCCCCCGTCGCACGTTGTTGGCCGCCGGCGGGGCGGCGGCGCTGGGCGGGTGCGGGGGCGGAAACTCCGGGCCGGGACCGGCTCGCAATCTGCAAGGGTGGGCGGACGGGGAGAACGCGGCCGGGCCGGTCGTGCTGTTGGGCGACAGCGTATTCGACAACGCCGGTTACGTCGCCGGCGGGAAATCCACC
Coding sequences within:
- a CDS encoding collagen-like domain-containing protein, which codes for MSLPPRPTSAVLLLAGIALLLPAPAAGQDLDEIVRGIRRFRELQERFEEYDDARDRERDRERRDQPNVNPNAPGPGASPGLYGPNGQRGPDPRSGPAYGSGSPYGYGLEAPYGEGPSAPYGYRDFDGRGLGGPRSSYSPPRPGVGSTPTTSIGSPQGPSEATAYVMRNPPLRPARYRVDGLPGGAITVQVVDENESGGRRRDVRQSAEVDASQARNEAVQALEASLAPLRDLRYGLRWFSAEGLRGSNDEQRTFLRQIEILEGRAGAAARSLRPSYVAFASAEQRLLTPTGPGGADRLSAWTEADWAAVERDVYNYQVLVRANFERIGRKSAWFAVKIRELERLDVFLTAAMERLRTARGQLRRPDAVPWPGEVVGGRPAGGEDRLRLYALAARLTENTNYLLTAAAADPLLPIAVAPNGVGLMEAAERVDATARDLAATLAEGADSRTVSAADAAFESAWAAWNGARDRAGLQRVGEPGAAVRDQKLLTEDATAGGDEIAAAAAAIEAVHEALHAVVPQGGPPRDGGAAAAAAAQQTVRAMTAFETALPRGDLGALRRQSHQSFLAAASQLSAAVGYYAQVVRAAPVGSPAERRARDVLDAAVRESADGLNDLANSGRRDPVAGAARDLLSALSAWEEAVRAAN
- a CDS encoding excinuclease ABC subunit UvrC; amino-acid sequence: MMWPDGPSAPARRPAVPRRLDPPHAVTDDAPRDPAEPASPAGATAGEVAAEAVGFEAARAKAKQLPTTPGVYLFKDAAGRVLYVGKAVNLRSRVGSYFLKAAAAERRTAELVTQIADLDHVDCTDEVDALLTEARLIKDIRPRYNSDLKDDKTFPYLQITTREDFPRVEFTREPRDKSVKLYGPFPSAGKLRGVINALQKVFKFRTCSLDIEADDERWEWFRPCLLHSIKQCTAPCNLRISKEEYARDIKRLKMVLEGKTHNLLREMNKEMAAAAEARDYERAGRLRDQIKAVENIDLRGDLDEHAQPEVFQIDPKKGLKGLQQVFKLPETPRVIEGVDIAHLQGGETVASLVQFIDGLPFKPGYKRYRIKTVAGVDDFASMREVVSRRLRRLQQEGGRFPDILLIDGGKGQLSAVVAAMEAIGLDETNRPFTISLAKREEEVFLPGDSEPKILSRHGYGLRLLQYVRDESHRFAQHYHHILRRKSTFDETVGSRKGGPKGRPRRRSAK